The following nucleotide sequence is from Euleptes europaea isolate rEulEur1 chromosome 3, rEulEur1.hap1, whole genome shotgun sequence.
TCTCCTGAATGTGTGAACCTCTCTCACTGTTGAGGCTGTAGGTATAAGTCTATAAAGCATTATTTCACCATGAACAGGGTGGCTAGAGTAAGCAGAACTGTGGAAAGCTAATAGAAGATAGATGTGTCAGAAAATCTTTATAAAGAGATTGGGGGGGTGGGATCTGAGGACACTGATAAATTACTGGGCCTGCCCTCGAGAACacacaaattatttaaaatgcaGAGAGGTGGATACTGTTGGCCTCCTTCACCCCATTCCTTTGGTTAAATTGCTGTAGCAGCATCATGAAGACACTGAATTGCTCTGTAGAAATATGACATCATGGAATACCGATAAGCAACACATGTTTTGGTACAGATGTGAGAATTCCATTTGGCTGATCAAAAGCCTCAGGCTGGAAAGCAAGGAGAAGACATGTACTATTGAAAGGAGGGGGAATACGACAAAGGCTAAAAGATGAGAGAGCAGGATGTAGGGGAGGTAAAAAATGAGAGAAATGTGGGGTGACCAGGGAGCGGAGAGGGAGAAGAACAGCACAGCAGCAACCAAACCTGCAATTCATGTGGGACTTAGGCCTGGTCAGCACATGCAGCAGAATCCTGAGGTGATAGGTTGTGTAACTGGAGACTGCAAGTGGGAAATGCTACATTTAAATGCTCTTTACACATCAGAAAGGAAGGCTTTACCTCGACCTCCTCCCTGCCGGGCAAGAAGATTTTCCAGAGAGGAGAATTTAAAAGTTGTGATCCTCCACAATCTGAAATGATACAGTCCATTCTAATACCTCAGGACTGTGCTGCCACCTCCTCGTTCTGTGCACGGTCTGAACATGGCTTAGCTACATCCATCTCTATGGCAGGGTTAGTGCCAAGTCTCCACTGTACAAGGTTGGAAACAGTATAGGTAGTCAGGCCAAACATTTCCTTGGTGGTGCAGGTCTGCTAGTTGCCAgaaattgttttatactgccactGTGCTTACTATTTGTATGCTAATATCTATTGCTGTATTATATTTCATGCTACTTTTTATCATCAACTAAAAAAGAAAGTTACtaactgaaagccagtgtgatttggtggttagagtgtcagatctgggagacccaagtctgaatcccccactctgccatggaagcttgttgggtgaccttggaccagtcactctctctctttcaacctaacccacctcacagggtcgcTGTCAGGATAAAATACAGGAGACAAAaataatgtaagccgctttgatccccattggggagaaaggcagggtataaaacgaAGCAACTAAACAGAGTAAAATATACTATTTAAAACTGCTATGAACTCACTAAATTGCAGAGTGGAAAATACATGAATAGCCAATGTGGCATAATAGAAAAGAGAGCTGGGATTAGATCAGGGGAGTGGggcagagttcaaatccccactcagccataagGTTTGCCAGtcaggtgactttgggctggtcaGCTTAACCTACCCCCAGAGGCTCCTGTAGAGATAAATAAGCAGGCAGAAGTACATATGCCTAGGGTTGATTCCCAGGAGACAAAGGTCACAGAGTGGGGACCCCAGACCCTACCTATGAACTCCATCAGTTAAACATTGTGGGCACATCCTCTGTTTTTACCCACATTGTCTCCACTCTGGTTGGGATGATGGCAGCATAAAGGAGCCTTTCCCCCTGTGCTGTCACCCCAAGAGGAAACAGTTCAGGAAAGGAAATATTTGTCCCTTTATGGATGACTCTGGCTCACAGAAATCGAACCTTCATCTAGCCCCTTGAAGGAATAGCAGGATAAAAAATGAATACAAGATGGCTATTTTTATGGAGGCCCAACTGAGAATGGAAATCCTTAACCAGGTGTTCCTTTGTTGTGATGTAGATCTGTGACTCGTTCGTATTACCGCAACTCAGCAGGTGCAGTGTTAATGTTTGACTTGACCAATCGGGCATCTTTTGAGAGCATCAAGAAGTGGCACCAGGAAGTGATGGAGACCGTCAAGCCTTATCATGTGGTCTTTGTGCTGGTTGGCCATAAAAGTGACCTGGGGGATGAACGCAAGGTTGGGCAAAAGGAGGCTGAGAAACTGGCATCTTCACTGGGAGCAAAGTATGTGGAAACATCTGCTAAGACCAGCCAGAACGTGGAGGAGGCTTTTCAGACACTGGCCTTAGTGATCTACGAAGCACTGGAAAGCGGGAAGATGAGACCAAATGAACAATGGGACGGAGTGAAATGCAAATTACCACTTGAGGCACAGCCTAAGGTACAGGAAGAGAAGAGACGGAAGAAATGCTCGTGCTAGCAACATAGAAGAACCTCTGGGGACCACACTGGAGTTCCCCAAGACTATCTCATAGTGCCACTACCCATTGCTACTGAAACCAATGACAGTTGTGGGAGTGGCTTATTGGACATTGTCTATCCTCAGACCCCTCCCCCTCAATTTCTTATCAGTGATCCAAGACATAGGAgagtaaaaaaaccccacaagaaCAAAAACAGAATTTGGGTGTGCCTGCAGTGTGCATGTTTTAACTCCTGGGCATATCACACACTTCTGAAAGTGTGCAGCATCTGCTCCTAAGCCACCCCACGTAGTACTTTCCTTCACCAGTCCCAAGACTTGCTTTCCTCTGTCTTGCTAAGCAGGGAGCTGGGTTGAAATGTGTGGACCTGTTATAGGCATCCTACCTCTAAGAAGCATTTGCttcaccatcccccccccccccagaccaccAGCTTAGTTTCGGAACATCCCTTTCGCTGACAGATCATAACACATCTAACCTCCCTGCATTTAACTTCTGGTCAGCAGGCAGTAAAGCAAACAAACAGCAAAACCTTTGGCTCTGCCATGTACCAGAGCAGGATCCTTCCGAGCCTCTTGCTCGCTGTCAAAGAATCGAGTCTAGACTATCATCCCTATGCCCTAGAAATAAGTTATTGTAGCTTTCTAAAGAGGGCTTGCAGATAAAGGTCAATGCCATTTCAAGGTTATATCTCTGCCTCTGTTGTTTTAAGAGAAGTTCTAATGTTAAACAGGGTAAGGATTGTTACAAGCACCACAGAACCAGGAGCATTTTGGGCATTTCTAGCTGAGCCGGCTCTACAAATCTTATTCATGGCATAAACAAATGACAAGAGAAGCATTGATTTCTGTAGTTTGGACATGGCTATCTGAATATCCATTCTCAAAGCAAAACCTTTAGAACTGCTTGCACCTGCCTAGTTGTCAGAGCAGATGTCCCCTTGCCAGTTATCTGAATTGCTGTGCTGTTGGAAATCCCAACATTAAGCAAACATTGTTATTGTATTTGTAGCCATGGCAGCATGAAAACAGGGAACGACAATCATTTAGAATCCACCAGGTTGTAGCCAAACGAGGATTCTTCCCAGAGTCCTCTTTCCCATGGCCATCTCTTTTCTCCCTTAGAAAGACATTTGGACTCTTAGAGCTCATGTGGCGAAAAGGCTGCATGGATCCTCAACAGGGGAGAAATTTTGGCGGCATTTCCCCACACTCCCTAGGCTGTGCATTTGGTGGCGGGGATTTAAAAAGAGACTCCAGCAGGGACAGGAATACCCAGAGTATCATGCTGGCAGGTGGTTGAATGCAGTCCACTGGAGCGTTTTCAAATCCAAcactgcaagtgtgtgtgtgcgggggggcggggggagagaagattCTGCACAGCTGTCTATTGAGTGGAACTGGTAGTTCTGAAACCAAGATGAAAATCCTACAAACATTCATTTGGCAGTAAGCACCACTGGATATCTGCATAACTATAAGCTCAGGATGCATGACACGATTCCTATACTTCAGGCTGTGTATATTGTCTTAAAAAAATCTGTATCCTACAACCTAAATTGTGTATAGCTCTACAATGTATGGAGCCTGTGCGGAATGTCTCAAGAATTATGGAAGGCACAGAAGACCTGCCAGAAATCCTGTCACCAACATTTCTGTCCTTCCAACCCTATCTTCATGTTCCAAAGGGCTGGaaacttgttttattttttaaaagagaactCAGATACTCAGAGTACTAATTCTGCATTTGCATATTacaattacaaaaaaagaaaagcagagcaCTAATTGAGGCAAGTGCGATATTCCAGAACATAAGGCCTCCTCCACCTTAATATGGGCTTTGATTACATGTTAGAGCCACTAGAATATACAAGATCTTCTGAAAGACGAAGGGCCCAAGCTGTATTGCTGGTTTCCATGAGGCAAAAATATAGTTAAATAACATTGAATACATTAACTGCATTCTGAAGagagtgtttttgttttgcttttgagaGGGCAAACCCATTTCTTTAACTTCAGCACCATTTTAAGTGCACACTGCCACTCCTAAATAACTGTATTTCACACACATACAACTGGATTGTACTATTCCACAGTCTTTACTTCAAAGCACATTGCCAGAAAGAGCCACATGGTGGAGTTACTGCACAGGTACACTCAAGGTAGAAAAGTGCATGATCTTCTGTCCGTGTGGGGCTTCGGAGCGCAGAGTTCTCTAGTGAAACTGCATGCTTTGAGGTGGTTTATAGCAACATTTTATTAACATACCACTAATAAGGCAGGCCTCCTTTATGGAAACCATGTTGAACAACAAAACCAGAAACACAAAAACCCCAGCGCACCATCTGGATAAGGAAGATTTAGTGGCCTTGCTTGTTTGTTACCAGAGTCATGGTTCTAGCTGGAACAGATCAGATGGGCCTCAAACTGAGCTTTAGACTAGCACTATGATTAAGATGAGAGTTTTGTCAGCGTCTTAAAGGTGAATGCAGGCAGGACATTTTGCCTACATAGGTTTAGAAAGGAGAGACGCATCTCCATACACTACCATGACAGCTGCCATCTAACACGCATCCGCCTAGTAGGAAGGCACAGCCAATTCCTACTGGAGGCACACAGGGCAAGAGAGTTGTGTGATCTTTCCATGTGATTGTGCACCTTTATATACGGTAATTGTGGATGCCAAGGCTCAGCGAGACTGCTCCTGCAAGCACAACCCAGACTTTTAAAACAAGAACATGTACGAGCGGAAAGAGTTCACTCACAGGCACATTCACAGGTGGTTATGCTAGAAATGTCCAGCACTACAGGCTTGATGTACTAATGCCAATCTCTTTATGCAAGCATTAAATGCTCCTGGGAAGGCATTGTGGCTGACTAACCCTATTTATACACTTGAGTGTGCTTTTGATTTGAGATCAAACACTGAAGGAGAGGGTTGGTGGGCTGTTTGAAACTGCTTCCCACCCTGTCGTAGGAGAGATTAACAAGCCATAAAGTGTGGATGCCCACAGTATACACACAAGCCAAGATCTCCTTAATTTCTTAGCCAGTAAACAGAATTCTACTGGTTAAAACTGCGTGTGCTGGGTCCTGAACAATCACCCTACCAGGACTTTTGCTCTGTGCCTTGTTATAAGCGGGTCCATTGAGATCAAAGCAGCTGCAATTTAAACAAAATTCAACTTCTTTCCAGCTCGTTGTTGAGCCTCAAAATAAGTTTGTTTTGAACAGATTTTTGAAGACTGGCCCAGTCTCTTGCTCCAGCTTCGATGCCCTCAGTAAAGTGTTTTTCACAACCGGTGCCAGTACTGTTACCTGGTTTTAGATTCATAATTTCTTTACTAATAAAACAAATCTAAACACTGACATTACAAAGAGTTAAAGGGAAACAAAAACATCTACAGCTGCTTCTAATACTGTTCCCCAGAATACCAAGATATTCTGTCCCTTGGACAATCCCGGACACCATAAATCACTGTTGAAGTCACAAAAAGAAAGTTGGTGTTTCAAGATAAATTGTGTTCTTTGGGGGAAAAGAGACTGGAGAGGGGGAGAGGCGGGCTGGGCTAATGCTTTTGGCAGATCTCCCCTCCAAGTCAGATATTGCTGCACCATTAAATAGATGCCTCTCTGTAAAGCGTAAACCATCCCAAAGATGATGGCATAGAGATGCCACAGCTTAGAGGCAGATTTATTTTTCCCAGTCCAGAAAAGCCATTTTTAtctcctgcctttcccaggcgTTATTTCTTGGTAGTTTTGCGGATCAGTGCCATCCTCTGTAAAGAGAAAAATGAGTGTGTCAGTCAGGAAGACATGCTCTCAGAAGACACTTGATTAATGAGATCTAGACAAGTCAAAagaacattaagaacataagaaaagctatgctggatcagaccaaggtccatcaagtccagcagtctgttcacacagtggccaaccaggtgcctctaggatgcccacaaactgcagcagcattaccctgcctgtgttccacagcacttaatgtaataggcatgtcctctgatcctggagaaaataggtatgcatcatgactagtatccatttttattagtagccatgactagccctttcctccaagaacatgtctactcccttcttaaagctttccaaattggcagccatcgccacatcctggggcagtgagttccacagtttaaccatACAATTTAACTACTCCTTCCAGAGGCTTCATCACCATGGTACTGAAATGCCTTCCAGCCCACAGTCTTACTGGTCATCAAGATGTTGAGCTGAAATAGGATGCCAGCTAAATGGGGTTGCAAGGTGCTAGTCTCTAGCTTGCTTTCGTGCAGAGGACCTGTACCCAGCAGCGTAACTGTACTTTTGACTTTTGAACACATTCGGGGAGCttccccttctgcatgccactatCTTCTGGCACTCACATGCTTGAACCATCCAGAGGCTCCTGCCTGAAGTTTCACATTGCATCATCTTCTTTGGGTCAGACTGTTAgtctttagaccaggggtggggaacctcaggcccgggggccgtatgcggcccccgaggacatttttgtggccctcgggagctccggggccctgctgcagaggcggggtgcagggtggccctcccagagagtgttcctggcgccatggcttacagcggtgctgcggcgccctttttTTCCccggacctcctctcgccgactgttgagcagcgagagggagggggaaagaggctggtggatcccggcggcagagcatgcatgcaggagccgatcgggcttcaggggggcccttttgtggactctggggaggagagggcatggagactgggcccggtcacgcggggctctgtgcgccgccgtgtgtgtgtgtgggcaggggaggctggggcccggtcacgcggggccagcgggtgtgtgtgtgtgggggggaaggcttttctctcttttcttcctctttttctgtcactctttctcctttctctccctctttctccctctttttctgtctctttctttgtctctctccgtccttttctttgtctcccttcgtccttttctttctttctttctccctctctctccatttctttctccctttctctcgctttctccctccctcctcctctttctctgttttcattccttccttgcagatcgactgtgggctgtgcccccctggcacctcatttgctcgggcccactgctggctgcccttccgcctgggagggggagtgggggcaccctgcaggccttctctgtgtggcctcccctggggttgccaacctccaggtggtggctggagacctggcaaccctagcctcttcccccccccgggagatctacacctggtatggcccctgaatgatgtcataaatgtgtaaatggcccttggcagaaaaaaggttccccacccctgctttagaccatGGGTCCTTACCTGTTTATGAGCTTCGGTAGTGCAGGCTTTTTTATATGGCCTGATTTCTTCAGAACCGAAACCTGGGATCCACATGTTCCACTGGCGCTCTATAGTGAAGCAAAGGTTGGTGGAGAGGCGGTAAGCAGGCACACAGGAAGTAGATGATACCAACATTCCTCAAGTTCACTATTTAGGAAGGAAAAAGCCCAAAGCAGCTTCTGCTGCCAGGGTTGTAAGTACTACATAAAGTGAGAAACCCAAATTAATTGCCTTTTGGCAGGATGTGAGAGGTCCCTGTAAGACAGCAAGGCTCTTATGCCCCTCCCTGCCAGTATCTTGAAGATCTGGATTGCAGGTTGGGCAACAGACATCACGTCCACCAAAAGGTGCAAGGAAGGTGAACTAGGGGTTCCCCAACAAACACTATAGCAGTGGTGTGGGAACCACATTGCTGTAATTCAGTCCCACAGTTCCCAATCCCACATAGGAAGGAACAACCACACAAGTCCTTCCCACCATCATGGTGTCTCCACCTCAGCTGAGCAACAACCAGGTGGGAAGGACCCTACAGGTAAAAAACCTCCCCACTACTCTGCCTTTCAAGAGAGAAATTAGGAATAACCAAAGTGTGTCCTTATGCTCAAGCTGTTCAGTCTATGGACTCTCCTACCACATCTCCTAAGGGCCCCGATTCCTCTGGACTCCAGATTTTGCCCCATCCATGATTCAAAGGCCTGGAATCCTAACACTTAAGGTTGTTTTCTCAGCTATTAAGAAGGCACtatgtttctccccccctcccaatttttcgTCAACTTTGAAGGAGGAGCCAAGTACATACACAACAGCTGTCAAACAGAGGCAGTCTTCAATTCCTCCAcatggcagccatcactacacaGTTCTCCATTTGCATGCAATGGCTCACTGCACAGAATTGATTATTCTGTCCATGCTGTTTTATGAATGGGAAAGGAAGTCTGCAGCAGTCTGGAGATACAGCCTGATTCACCAGGGGGGCACAAAAGGCTCACCATAGAGCGACAGGGGCCACACAGAGTGATTTACAGCCACAATTTCTGCCCTGGCTTGGAGAAACTTACCAAGGTGCAACTGGACATCTTTCACTTCCAGGGTGTTGGATTTGCGGTGCCGTGCAAGCTGGCAGGCAGCCGTCACCACACTTTCGATGAAGTCATCGGCAATCTGCAGCAGCATCTGTCAAATACAGAGGAAAGAAGAAGCCAGGTGCATTCAGTGGTGGGTTCCAGCAGCTGACATCACAGGGATGGGATGACATCTCAACCTCAGAAGTTTCTCACTTTCCCAAGAAATTAGACGGGTATCAGGGGGCATCTCAGTGATTTTCCACCACCCGATACTGCTATTTGTGCATGTGCTGATGGCCTTAAGCATCCCACTGGATCAGCACAAGGTGAACAGTCCAGCCCTGTGAAGGATGGATTTGTGTGTGTACAAAAGGGCTGTGTGACTTCTCAGCACTGGCCTCTCATTTTAACAAGAACCTACCTCCTCTACATCTTCATCCAGCTGCTCATTTGGATCCACCTCCCGAACAAGGTCCTGCAGTTTCTTCTTAGTTAAGATCTGGGGGCATGTGGGGGGAAATCAAACATTAGCACAACAGTAGTCATTATATCAATAGGCATTCCCACTCTAAACTATAAAAAGATTAAAACTATGAGATATATGCACTTTTGATGAAGAATATGTAAGGGAAAAAATCACCAAATGATTCCAGATGGGACTCTAGGAGGCAGTTACACAGTGCACAAGACAAATGACATCTTTGGACAAAGATTTAGCCTCCATTTTAGGTTGCAGGAGAGGTAGCACCAGGCAAACTCAAATGCAACCAACCTTTAaaattccctcctcccctcttgcTTTTCCAGTACCGGAAATGAAGTTACCTGGCTGCTTTCAGGACTGAGACGCCCCCCGCTGCTAGGAGTTCCAGGCATCTTTGCCACAGTGGTATTGTTTGCCATGGAGCTATGCGGGGGAGTACTAGCAGGTTCCGGCTTGATTGAGGAAAAATTGGATAAGTTGATCAAGGTAGATGGACCAAACTGGTTCATAATCTGCTGGGCTTTAGCCTTCAGATCATAGAGTTTGTCAAGGTCTTGTTTCTTCTTGGGAGTGTGAGGGCCTAAACCAATCAGCTGGAGGAAAACCAAAACCCCAATGTTAAAAACAGCAAGGAAGGGGGACTTAAAAGGTGGAAATGGTTTAAGATTACCTTTTTTAAGGCTATTCCTGAAAGGTAGGATCCCTGATGATTCAAGCTGATCAAATTTTGGGGTGCACATTGATAGAAATAAACTTTCATCaatcactggggagaaaaacctcaCTGCGTCACATTTAGGCCACTTCATAAGAGGGTAGGTGGAAGTTTTTCAAGGCCTCCTTCCTAGAATTAATAGTACCTCTTCATGCAAACCATCACAATTTGGAAACTTGAGTATTGTTACACCTATGGATCTCAGATGTGCATTCTTTATCTTTCAGACCAAGCATtcaaggcagccccccctccccgaatATTTGCCTGGTTCCAAAAGCAAATGTGTGGTGCTAGTTGATTACTAAGCAATTATTAGCT
It contains:
- the TAF12 gene encoding transcription initiation factor TFIID subunit 12 — protein: MASPFTGPTAVSDVIKDLDTQIALIGLGPHTPKKKQDLDKLYDLKAKAQQIMNQFGPSTLINLSNFSSIKPEPASTPPHSSMANNTTVAKMPGTPSSGGRLSPESSQILTKKKLQDLVREVDPNEQLDEDVEEMLLQIADDFIESVVTAACQLARHRKSNTLEVKDVQLHLERQWNMWIPGFGSEEIRPYKKACTTEAHKQRMALIRKTTKK
- the LOC130475110 gene encoding ras-related protein Rab-39B-like, with translation MAADSAWQYQFRIIMLGDSTVGKSSLLKCYTEGVFVESTSQTVGVDFYVHYVEIKRGVHIKLQFWDTAGQERFRSVTRSYYRNSAGAVLMFDLTNRASFESIKKWHQEVMETVKPYHVVFVLVGHKSDLGDERKVGQKEAEKLASSLGAKYVETSAKTSQNVEEAFQTLALVIYEALESGKMRPNEQWDGVKCKLPLEAQPKVQEEKRRKKCSC